A genomic segment from Syntrophotalea acetylenivorans encodes:
- a CDS encoding response regulator, whose amino-acid sequence MGQRNRRVLVVDDEENARIGLSKILEQEGYRVDSVANGQEALDFLQRQSVQVVISDLQMPEMNGMAFLREINRHYPSTQVIMVTAHGGVESYLEAIHLGAYEYINKPIRLDELRIVMDKMLTEKRVAKAN is encoded by the coding sequence GTGGGACAACGAAATAGAAGAGTGTTGGTCGTCGACGACGAAGAAAATGCCCGGATCGGATTGAGCAAGATCCTGGAACAGGAAGGCTATCGGGTCGATAGTGTAGCTAATGGTCAGGAAGCCCTTGATTTTTTACAGCGGCAGAGTGTTCAGGTGGTGATAAGCGACCTGCAGATGCCGGAAATGAACGGCATGGCGTTTTTACGCGAAATTAATCGTCACTATCCCAGTACTCAGGTCATCATGGTGACCGCCCACGGCGGTGTCGAGTCCTATCTGGAGGCGATTCATCTGGGTGCGTATGAATATATCAACAAGCCGATCAGGCTGGATGAATTGCGCATCGTTATGGATAAAATGCTTACTGAAAAAAGGGTGGCAAAGGCAAATTAA
- a CDS encoding universal stress protein, which yields MKEFKTILFASDFSENSAYAFEYARDLAIKYQALLLVVHVINEPVDLRGFYVPHISFETLEEEIEQGARKMMDKFCRTNLRDYDNYETFIVPGIPYDEIIKKAEDVSADLIVMGTHGRSGLDHVLFGSTAEKVLRKSPVPVMTIRYPD from the coding sequence ATGAAAGAATTCAAAACAATCCTGTTCGCCAGCGATTTTTCTGAAAATTCAGCCTATGCCTTCGAATATGCCCGTGACCTGGCCATCAAATACCAGGCCCTTCTATTGGTGGTTCATGTGATTAACGAACCGGTTGATCTGCGGGGCTTTTATGTTCCGCATATTTCATTCGAGACCCTTGAGGAAGAGATCGAGCAGGGAGCCCGCAAGATGATGGACAAGTTCTGTCGAACGAATCTGCGGGATTACGATAACTACGAAACGTTTATTGTTCCGGGAATCCCCTATGACGAGATCATCAAAAAAGCCGAGGATGTTTCCGCCGATCTGATTGTGATGGGTACCCACGGTCGCAGCGGTCTCGATCATGTACTGTTTGGCAGTACCGCGGAGAAGGTGTTACGCAAATCTCCGGTTCCGGTGATGACGATTCGCTATCCAGATTAG